The following proteins come from a genomic window of Leptospira andrefontaineae:
- a CDS encoding DUF6935 domain-containing protein, which produces MDRILKYVSILLILLFAVTLSAQNETYTVTANSWPADFSSFESFRDTNASTSQGAVIVLLAALSIYSKNAEEGKKALIICLDANSLISDTSPNGYKGFNINRNTIDLVKRQLEQHPYLIGSYLPGSSFQNGYKPSNPPYNFTLTSNRFSGTEESGQKKLFLPSSGADTPRPVTVKRNAKGVWKASEFSSLLVGIKKPATSNPADDL; this is translated from the coding sequence ATGGATCGAATTCTAAAATACGTTTCTATTCTTTTGATTTTATTGTTTGCAGTGACTTTGTCTGCTCAAAACGAAACCTATACTGTAACTGCAAATTCTTGGCCTGCTGATTTTTCTTCTTTCGAATCATTTAGAGATACGAATGCAAGTACTTCTCAAGGAGCGGTTATCGTTCTTTTGGCTGCGCTTTCTATTTATTCCAAAAATGCGGAAGAAGGTAAGAAGGCGTTAATCATCTGTCTTGATGCTAACTCTCTCATCTCGGATACTTCTCCCAACGGATACAAAGGTTTCAATATCAATCGGAATACCATCGATTTAGTGAAAAGACAGTTGGAACAACATCCTTATTTGATCGGTTCTTATCTTCCTGGTTCTTCTTTCCAAAACGGTTATAAACCTTCTAACCCTCCGTACAATTTTACACTAACTTCGAATAGATTCAGTGGAACAGAGGAGTCTGGACAGAAGAAATTATTTCTTCCTTCTTCCGGAGCTGATACTCCGAGGCCTGTGACTGTAAAAAGAAATGCTAAAGGTGTATGGAAGGCTTCGGAGTTCTCCAGTTTATTGGTAGGTATTAAAAAGCCTGCGACTTCTAATCCAGCGGATGATCTTTGA
- a CDS encoding endo alpha-1,4 polygalactosaminidase: MFSFRTFSFVLLAFSLSLSSCKHHSNGERDSILLFLLTRVWIPSPGTTFQIQFSDTLDESVDAQVFDIDSDLTDSDPTVIQRLHAAGKKVICYIDVGSYENYRSDASKFPPEILGNVYSGYPDEQWLDIRRIDLLNPIFSARFDKAKAKGCDAIDPDNLDGYQNDTGFPLSADDQIRFNRWVSDLAHFRGMSVGLKNDPDQIPYLIRNFDWAITESCYDGGWCNLEEAFPNKGSAVFQIEYVENGTTKNDFCSQSISLRLSGFLKNQSLDAYRDPCP; encoded by the coding sequence ATGTTCTCTTTTCGGACTTTTTCTTTCGTACTTCTGGCCTTCTCCCTTTCTTTGAGCTCTTGCAAACATCATTCGAATGGAGAAAGAGATTCTATTTTATTATTTCTTTTAACTAGAGTTTGGATCCCTTCTCCTGGGACTACTTTCCAAATCCAATTTTCAGATACCTTAGATGAATCTGTGGATGCACAAGTATTCGATATAGATTCAGATCTCACTGATTCCGATCCGACAGTGATCCAAAGATTACATGCTGCCGGTAAAAAGGTGATTTGTTATATAGATGTGGGTTCTTATGAAAACTATAGATCGGATGCTTCTAAATTCCCGCCGGAAATATTAGGAAATGTTTATAGTGGTTATCCAGACGAACAATGGTTGGATATAAGGCGTATTGATCTTTTGAATCCGATATTTTCCGCAAGATTTGATAAGGCGAAAGCAAAAGGTTGTGATGCAATCGATCCTGACAACCTAGACGGATATCAAAACGATACCGGTTTTCCATTGAGTGCAGATGACCAGATCAGATTTAATCGCTGGGTCAGCGACTTAGCACATTTTAGAGGAATGTCAGTAGGTTTGAAAAATGATCCGGATCAAATTCCATATTTGATCCGAAACTTTGATTGGGCTATTACTGAAAGTTGTTACGACGGCGGCTGGTGCAATTTAGAAGAAGCATTTCCAAATAAAGGTTCTGCAGTTTTTCAGATAGAATATGTGGAAAATGGAACGACCAAGAACGATTTCTGTTCTCAGTCGATCTCTCTTCGTTTATCCGGTTTTTTGAAAAATCAAAGTTTGGATGCTTATCGGGATCCTTGTCCTTAA
- a CDS encoding monovalent cation:proton antiporter-2 (CPA2) family protein produces the protein MEEKSLLVTAIILLSTAVLCVPVFKKLGIGSIIGYVVGGILIGPHGIRLVTGGTEIMHFAEFGVVLLLFLIGLELRPQTLWVLRKPVFGMGLFQVAVSSLLLGGLIGYLFQLGFISSIILGVSLSLSSTAFALQSLAEKNQLNTSYGRSAFAILLFQDLAVIPVMAILPLAALEPGQSAHNGFNFYKLGTAIAAILLVILSGRFLMRPLFRMIAATGNHEIFVALSLVLVLGVSFAMEKVGLSMALGSFLGGVLLADSEYRHELEANLEPFKGLLLGLFFLAVGMSMNLEILINHPFLIFGLAFGLMSVKGIVLFVLGKLAKLTSDSSSNLAVSISQGGEFAFVILNVAAQLSVLSKEITDYSIVIVTASMILTPFVGIIKEKVIDPYLHEEEERPADPIYEKNRVIIAGFGRVGQIISRMLYLHKIRFTALEHNADQVNAARKFGHKIYYGDASRLDLLTAAGAAHAEILVLAIQDAELSVKIAKMAKENFPNLRIIARARNRSHFFDLMELGIETIRRDTFASSLELAEETLKDLGFLPSEVKYFIQKFRDYDEKMVEDQFKLRHNEKELIAYSKNAVRQLEEAFAADMLQKEAS, from the coding sequence ATGGAAGAGAAAAGTCTACTGGTTACTGCCATTATATTACTTAGCACAGCCGTTCTATGTGTTCCCGTGTTTAAAAAATTAGGGATCGGTTCGATCATAGGTTATGTCGTCGGAGGAATTCTGATCGGACCTCATGGGATCCGACTTGTGACCGGCGGAACCGAGATCATGCATTTTGCAGAATTCGGTGTAGTCCTTCTTCTTTTTTTGATCGGGTTGGAACTCAGACCCCAGACACTTTGGGTGCTCAGAAAACCGGTTTTTGGAATGGGATTGTTCCAAGTTGCAGTTTCCTCACTTTTGCTAGGTGGATTGATCGGATATCTGTTTCAATTGGGATTCATTTCTTCGATTATTTTAGGAGTGAGTTTATCACTTTCTTCCACTGCGTTTGCTCTTCAGTCTTTGGCTGAAAAAAACCAACTCAATACTTCTTATGGAAGATCCGCATTTGCAATCCTTCTCTTCCAGGATTTAGCGGTAATCCCTGTGATGGCAATTCTTCCTTTGGCTGCTTTGGAGCCCGGTCAAAGCGCTCATAATGGATTCAATTTTTATAAATTAGGAACTGCAATTGCAGCAATCCTTTTGGTAATCTTGAGCGGACGTTTTTTAATGAGGCCTCTTTTCAGAATGATAGCTGCTACCGGAAATCATGAAATTTTCGTAGCACTTTCTCTGGTGTTAGTGTTAGGAGTCTCTTTCGCAATGGAGAAGGTAGGCTTATCCATGGCACTCGGTTCTTTCTTAGGTGGTGTGTTGCTCGCAGATTCCGAATACAGACATGAGTTAGAAGCAAACCTAGAACCTTTTAAAGGATTATTATTAGGTCTATTCTTCCTTGCTGTTGGAATGTCCATGAATTTGGAAATTCTGATCAATCATCCGTTCTTGATCTTCGGCCTTGCATTCGGACTAATGTCAGTGAAAGGGATTGTCCTTTTTGTTTTAGGAAAGCTAGCGAAACTTACTTCAGATTCTTCTTCCAATCTTGCAGTTAGCATCTCCCAAGGCGGAGAATTTGCATTCGTGATCCTGAATGTAGCTGCCCAATTAAGTGTTCTTTCTAAAGAGATCACCGATTATTCTATAGTAATCGTTACTGCTTCTATGATACTCACTCCTTTTGTAGGAATTATTAAGGAAAAAGTAATAGATCCTTATTTACACGAAGAAGAAGAAAGACCGGCCGATCCTATTTACGAAAAGAACCGCGTAATCATCGCAGGTTTTGGAAGGGTAGGACAAATCATTTCCAGGATGTTATATCTCCATAAAATAAGATTCACTGCATTAGAACATAATGCAGATCAAGTAAATGCAGCCAGAAAATTCGGTCATAAGATCTACTATGGAGATGCAAGTAGATTAGATCTTTTAACTGCAGCAGGAGCGGCTCATGCAGAGATACTTGTACTTGCAATCCAAGATGCAGAGTTATCCGTAAAGATCGCAAAGATGGCTAAGGAGAATTTCCCGAACTTAAGAATTATCGCAAGAGCAAGAAACAGATCCCACTTCTTCGATCTGATGGAACTGGGGATTGAAACGATACGAAGAGACACATTTGCTTCTTCTTTAGAGCTTGCAGAAGAAACTTTAAAAGATCTGGGATTTTTACCTTCGGAAGTAAAATACTTCATCCAAAAGTTCAGAGACTATGATGAGAAAATGGTCGAAGACCAATTCAAACTCAGACATAACGAAAAAGAACTCATTGCTTATTCCAAAAATGCGGTTCGTCAATTAGAAGAAGCTTTTGCTGCGGATATGCTTCAAAAGGAAGCTTCTTAA
- a CDS encoding porin, with translation MIRKFRFSKFIFLLCVYSFSGTLFSEDLKTQETLDKPKDKIAQSKDENLKVDAQDSSETKQEEEVGLKKEELNLKKKNDMVIPIQFGFFIDGYYNASLNRPDSKELSYTTQATRTNEYNINLAYLDAKVDTDKYRGRFAVQYGTSVVANYSGEGTTGKTSNETSIRNMQEAYGGVRLGKSTWLDAGIYFGHLGYESWISHDNFVYTRAFSLDYVPYYVSGARLSGKITDKLSYQLHLNNGYQVVSDNNKDVSGGFRLEWNPLHNLMFRWNTFIGNEQPTTTPKETRYYNNFIAEWKLSQRLILASSFDVAYQERASREDLVYTPEGPIYLRRDGTAFRQTYVGNLWFAYRFLPDWRIGVRLERYLDREQMIVVTNTKDGFQTSGATATLDYHPDPAILVRFTYQYRRSMDSIYPHENNTSKLDRMFIFSLSLKI, from the coding sequence ATGATTCGCAAATTCAGATTTTCCAAATTTATATTTCTACTCTGCGTTTATTCATTTTCGGGAACGCTTTTTTCAGAAGATTTAAAGACCCAAGAGACATTGGATAAACCCAAAGACAAGATTGCCCAAAGTAAGGACGAGAATCTAAAGGTTGATGCACAAGATTCTTCGGAAACAAAACAAGAAGAGGAGGTCGGCCTTAAAAAAGAAGAACTGAATCTTAAAAAGAAAAACGATATGGTGATCCCGATCCAATTCGGTTTTTTCATCGATGGTTATTATAATGCCAGTTTGAATCGCCCCGATTCCAAAGAATTATCTTATACCACTCAAGCAACTCGTACGAACGAATACAATATCAACCTAGCTTATCTGGATGCAAAAGTAGATACCGATAAGTATAGAGGAAGATTCGCAGTCCAATACGGCACATCGGTTGTCGCAAATTATTCGGGAGAAGGGACCACAGGTAAAACTTCTAATGAAACTTCGATCCGAAACATGCAAGAAGCGTACGGTGGAGTTCGATTAGGAAAATCCACGTGGCTGGATGCTGGAATTTATTTCGGGCATCTAGGATACGAATCTTGGATCTCACATGACAACTTTGTGTATACGCGAGCATTCTCACTGGACTACGTACCTTATTACGTTTCCGGAGCAAGATTGAGCGGTAAGATCACCGATAAACTTTCTTACCAACTTCATTTGAATAATGGATACCAAGTAGTTTCGGACAATAATAAAGATGTCTCCGGAGGTTTCCGATTGGAATGGAATCCTCTTCATAACCTGATGTTCCGTTGGAATACTTTTATAGGAAATGAACAACCAACTACTACTCCGAAAGAAACCAGATATTATAATAATTTTATCGCAGAATGGAAACTGTCACAACGACTTATATTAGCTTCTTCTTTTGATGTGGCTTATCAGGAAAGAGCAAGCAGAGAAGATTTGGTCTATACTCCGGAAGGTCCGATCTATTTACGTCGAGATGGAACAGCTTTTAGACAGACCTATGTAGGAAATTTATGGTTTGCATATCGATTCTTACCTGATTGGAGAATTGGTGTTCGATTAGAAAGATATCTGGATAGAGAGCAGATGATCGTGGTCACTAACACGAAAGACGGCTTTCAGACCAGCGGTGCGACTGCGACATTAGATTATCATCCGGACCCTGCGATTTTGGTGAGATTCACTTACCAATACAGAAGATCAATGGATTCCATTTATCCTCATGAGAATAATACGTCCAAGCTAGATCGTATGTTCATCTTTTCTCTTTCTCTTAAGATTTAA
- a CDS encoding glutathione peroxidase: MAQNLYELTATLNNGSEKKLQDYKGKVLLIVNTASQCGFTPQYKGLQEMYDKYKGKGLEILGFPCDQFGHQEPGSDAEIQSFCQVNFGVNFPLFKKIEVNGDGTHPVYQYLKKQAPGLLGKSIKWNFTKFLIDKQGNVIKRFAPMTPPEKLDKQIEELLSK, translated from the coding sequence GTGGCCCAGAATTTATACGAACTAACCGCTACTTTAAACAACGGATCGGAAAAGAAATTACAAGATTATAAGGGAAAGGTCCTATTGATCGTCAATACCGCTAGTCAATGCGGATTTACTCCTCAATACAAAGGACTTCAGGAAATGTACGATAAGTACAAAGGAAAAGGTCTGGAAATATTAGGATTCCCTTGCGACCAATTCGGTCACCAGGAGCCAGGAAGCGACGCAGAGATCCAAAGCTTCTGCCAAGTAAACTTCGGTGTGAATTTTCCTCTTTTCAAAAAGATAGAAGTAAACGGAGACGGAACTCATCCTGTTTACCAATATCTCAAAAAACAAGCACCTGGGCTTTTAGGAAAATCCATTAAATGGAATTTTACTAAATTCTTGATCGATAAACAAGGGAATGTGATCAAAAGATTCGCTCCAATGACTCCTCCGGAAAAACTGGATAAACAGATCGAGGAACTTCTTTCAAAGTGA
- a CDS encoding MarR family winged helix-turn-helix transcriptional regulator encodes MNYESLKLEKQICFPLYASSRAVTALYRPLLEEFDITYPQYLVLLVLWETDRIPLKEIGEKLFLDSGTLTPLLKKMESSGLLTRDRSDQDERSLVVSLTTKGKKLQKKAVCIPERLLEESGLTAEKVQGLKRDLDDLLIILEQKLRNSA; translated from the coding sequence GTGAATTACGAATCCTTAAAGTTAGAGAAACAGATCTGTTTCCCACTTTACGCTTCTTCCAGGGCGGTGACTGCTTTATACAGACCGCTTTTGGAGGAATTTGATATTACTTATCCTCAATATCTTGTTCTTCTTGTCCTTTGGGAAACGGATAGAATCCCTCTAAAAGAAATAGGGGAAAAATTATTTCTGGATTCTGGGACCCTAACTCCTCTTCTCAAAAAAATGGAATCTTCCGGCCTTTTGACAAGAGATAGATCCGACCAAGACGAACGTTCTCTTGTGGTTAGCCTAACCACAAAAGGAAAAAAATTGCAAAAAAAAGCGGTTTGTATTCCGGAACGATTGTTGGAAGAATCAGGTCTTACTGCCGAAAAGGTACAAGGCCTGAAACGAGATCTGGACGACCTTCTTATTATCCTAGAACAAAAATTAAGAAATTCGGCGTGA
- a CDS encoding LIC13410 family lipoprotein, with amino-acid sequence MKRQLSAISFAAVLIFGACSSDQKKSEAAYVPNSDIRVVEANMVKEGDKRIKAEAVLGTPTFEENTQDGSVLEWYFESTTYQKNSYKTLAEKPSRIDDSTKYIKVIVDKKGVIKKYEYKL; translated from the coding sequence ATGAAACGTCAATTATCCGCAATATCATTTGCTGCGGTACTTATATTCGGAGCTTGTTCTTCCGATCAAAAAAAATCAGAAGCTGCTTACGTTCCGAATTCTGATATTCGTGTTGTAGAAGCGAATATGGTTAAAGAGGGAGATAAAAGAATTAAAGCAGAAGCTGTTTTAGGAACTCCTACTTTCGAAGAGAACACCCAAGACGGATCCGTTTTAGAATGGTATTTTGAATCCACTACTTATCAAAAGAATTCTTACAAAACTCTGGCAGAAAAACCTTCCAGAATAGATGACAGCACTAAGTATATCAAAGTGATCGTAGATAAAAAAGGTGTGATCAAAAAATACGAATACAAACTGTAA
- a CDS encoding LIC13411 family adhesin yields MKKRLIIHFFCIFLLGFVVIDCSTYWSHRKKDLGDVFTAGIESPGYGIGVRIGPLATGFVFQGGESEPGKRDLGTGYGLRGGTYGPYRSQQLIFGFLGGEKFHSLPPSETPKKEETKKPEQNSQTGDNFLLLPENPESEQDPNPTPELSDERLNSKSYEIRYLRFYNNPVSERRKAKKEAFFRKYLESLDPHKRNEAIQTFLAQNPKNKDDYPSAFLFEVELYISIRYGIRLGFNFGEFLDFLLGFAGIDLMEDDI; encoded by the coding sequence ATGAAAAAAAGACTCATCATACATTTTTTCTGTATTTTTCTTTTGGGATTTGTAGTGATCGATTGTTCAACTTACTGGTCTCACAGAAAAAAAGATCTTGGAGACGTTTTCACCGCAGGGATCGAATCTCCTGGTTATGGGATCGGGGTTCGTATTGGACCTCTTGCAACCGGGTTTGTTTTTCAAGGTGGGGAATCTGAGCCCGGCAAAAGAGACTTAGGAACCGGTTACGGATTAAGAGGTGGAACTTACGGGCCTTATAGATCCCAACAATTGATCTTTGGATTTTTAGGAGGGGAGAAGTTTCACTCCTTGCCTCCTAGCGAAACTCCTAAAAAAGAAGAAACAAAAAAGCCTGAACAGAATTCACAAACAGGTGATAACTTTCTATTACTCCCGGAAAACCCTGAATCAGAGCAGGACCCAAATCCAACTCCTGAACTTTCCGACGAAAGATTAAATTCTAAAAGTTACGAAATCAGATATTTACGTTTTTATAATAATCCAGTCTCTGAAAGAAGAAAGGCCAAAAAAGAAGCATTCTTTCGAAAATATTTAGAAAGTTTAGATCCCCACAAAAGGAACGAGGCGATCCAAACATTCTTAGCCCAAAATCCTAAAAATAAAGACGACTATCCTTCCGCATTTTTATTCGAAGTGGAATTGTATATTTCCATTCGATATGGAATAAGATTAGGATTTAATTTTGGGGAATTTTTAGACTTTCTCTTGGGATTTGCCGGAATCGATCTAATGGAAGACGATATCTAA
- a CDS encoding 1-acyl-sn-glycerol-3-phosphate acyltransferase codes for MNELEETRVRHKNIAVFGGGPMGVHLSVSLAERADRLFLWYFDKKKADRLQKDRSAELLEEFVPLADNIIVTNDFDFLSQGSWIIVIAVPSRQKENVIDRISSYLSEQEEHTIISFTKGLVSTSTRRKTNAVTFSDYVIKVREMKENLNMEYVAVAGPNLLSEMAKGKHSFFSIASTGERASEVMEDLFSGPRNHIKTFEDIRTLELFGVMKNPIAIACGLVNGIPECGSNFEGELISLGFSEILTLLNALELPVKPAMEFGLADLITTATSRSSRNRAYGQRFIRKLISGEDSPNLLERIELFLNPKEFIQKEMSQSETHVEGAYALSTILDLAEEKKVELPLFTTLFEVLTRKVSPTEMIRFVSKSTSDDIRNISRTARKRFGLSLASGKEFQQALRRRVLRHVHSQPGLSDRILKQSGLQVKSLEKRYSEAVETEAGTDLMLLPREIELWKEAEVAYENGKSRNLERLVEFYVSEIADEYSPLFRESLIHLVAPARFAIGGFKPGGGLPKIGGNIKEIKALASRYDILYTPTHRSHLDSIEVAFGLRWLGLPVPRYAADKKVMGTPGLARVLKSLGAYMVDRKRNRNLLYLECLTQYSTMMLEAGIPTLVYPEGTRSRTGGIIPIKTGILSTSVDAFKHTGSEVIIVPIVLSYENVPEDVEFAGKDTHLSFRDFLFKRTEVYMDLCEPIPVSRYIQEDDPTLSISMEISRSWQAHHKILPNHIVAKLLMEADGEISSSDLSKMIEEMILTRKGNYLTKDVSEILDRGLKVLNSRKFIKKENGQIKALEPELLQYYGNMVPDPT; via the coding sequence ATGAACGAATTGGAAGAAACGCGAGTCCGTCATAAAAACATCGCCGTCTTCGGAGGCGGGCCGATGGGAGTTCATCTTTCCGTATCATTAGCCGAAAGAGCCGACAGACTTTTTCTTTGGTACTTTGATAAGAAGAAGGCGGATCGTCTTCAAAAAGATAGATCCGCAGAATTGTTGGAAGAATTTGTTCCCCTTGCTGACAATATTATTGTTACAAACGATTTCGATTTTTTATCACAAGGTTCTTGGATAATCGTTATCGCAGTTCCTTCCCGACAAAAGGAAAACGTGATCGATAGGATTTCTTCTTATCTTTCTGAACAAGAAGAACATACGATTATTTCTTTTACCAAAGGTTTAGTTTCTACTTCTACTCGTAGAAAGACAAATGCAGTCACTTTCTCTGACTATGTAATCAAAGTCAGGGAGATGAAAGAAAATCTGAACATGGAGTATGTAGCCGTGGCAGGGCCGAACCTTCTTTCAGAGATGGCTAAAGGAAAGCATAGCTTCTTCTCGATTGCATCCACAGGTGAAAGAGCTTCCGAGGTCATGGAAGATCTTTTTTCAGGTCCCAGAAATCATATTAAAACTTTTGAAGATATCAGAACCTTAGAATTATTCGGTGTGATGAAAAATCCGATCGCGATCGCGTGCGGGCTTGTGAATGGAATTCCTGAATGTGGATCCAATTTTGAAGGTGAGCTGATCAGCTTAGGTTTTTCAGAAATATTAACTCTACTAAACGCGTTGGAACTTCCTGTAAAACCTGCGATGGAATTCGGGTTAGCAGATCTGATCACTACCGCAACTTCCAGATCCAGTCGGAACAGAGCTTATGGACAAAGATTTATTCGTAAATTGATCTCTGGAGAAGACTCTCCGAATCTACTTGAAAGAATTGAGTTATTCTTAAATCCAAAAGAATTTATCCAAAAAGAAATGAGCCAGAGCGAAACACATGTTGAAGGGGCCTATGCACTTTCTACCATTCTGGATCTGGCAGAAGAGAAGAAGGTGGAACTCCCACTTTTTACTACGCTCTTCGAAGTTCTTACTAGAAAAGTTTCTCCTACGGAGATGATCCGATTCGTTTCCAAATCTACTAGCGATGATATCAGAAATATTTCCAGAACAGCTCGCAAAAGATTCGGTCTGTCATTAGCCTCCGGGAAGGAATTCCAACAAGCCTTAAGAAGAAGGGTGCTTCGACATGTTCATTCTCAACCTGGATTATCGGACCGGATCTTAAAGCAGTCCGGACTCCAGGTTAAGTCTTTAGAAAAAAGATATTCTGAAGCTGTGGAGACTGAAGCAGGAACGGATCTAATGCTTTTGCCAAGAGAGATTGAGTTATGGAAAGAAGCAGAAGTCGCGTACGAAAATGGAAAAAGCAGAAATCTAGAACGTTTGGTGGAGTTTTATGTTTCTGAAATTGCGGACGAATATAGTCCGCTTTTTAGAGAATCTCTTATTCATTTAGTTGCTCCTGCTCGTTTTGCGATTGGAGGTTTCAAACCTGGAGGAGGGCTTCCTAAGATCGGCGGAAATATAAAAGAGATCAAAGCTCTCGCTTCCAGATATGATATTTTATATACTCCAACTCATAGATCTCATTTGGATTCTATCGAAGTGGCTTTCGGTTTGAGATGGCTTGGGCTTCCCGTTCCAAGATATGCGGCGGATAAAAAAGTAATGGGAACTCCAGGGCTTGCCCGGGTTTTAAAATCCTTGGGCGCTTACATGGTGGATCGAAAGAGAAATCGAAACCTTCTCTACTTAGAATGTTTGACCCAATATTCTACAATGATGTTAGAAGCTGGAATTCCTACGTTGGTATATCCGGAAGGAACCAGATCTAGAACCGGCGGCATCATTCCGATCAAAACGGGAATTCTCTCTACATCTGTGGATGCATTTAAACATACGGGAAGTGAAGTGATCATAGTTCCTATCGTTCTTTCCTACGAGAACGTTCCGGAAGATGTGGAGTTTGCTGGAAAAGACACTCATCTTTCATTTAGGGATTTCTTATTCAAAAGAACAGAAGTGTATATGGATCTTTGTGAACCGATCCCTGTTTCCAGATATATTCAAGAAGATGATCCTACTCTTTCCATTTCTATGGAGATTTCCAGATCCTGGCAGGCTCACCATAAAATTCTTCCAAACCATATAGTTGCAAAACTTTTAATGGAAGCAGATGGAGAAATCAGTTCTTCCGATCTATCTAAGATGATCGAAGAAATGATCCTGACTAGAAAAGGAAATTATCTGACTAAGGATGTTTCTGAAATTTTAGACCGAGGGCTTAAGGTTCTAAATTCCAGAAAATTTATCAAAAAGGAAAACGGCCAGATCAAGGCATTAGAACCTGAACTTCTGCAATATTATGGAAACATGGTACCAGACCCGACCTAG
- the purT gene encoding formate-dependent phosphoribosylglycinamide formyltransferase encodes MRKKILLLGSGELGKEFVIAAQRLGQYVITVDSYDGAPAMQVAHEKEVIDMLDGDALDRVVAKHKPDLIVPEIEAIRTERFYEYEKQGYQVVPSAKAANFTMNRKAIRDLASQTLGLKTAKYKYASTLEGLKEAISTIGIPCVVKPLMSSSGKGQSVIKTEADIEPAWVASQTKGRTGASEIIVEEFISFESEITLLTVTQKSGRTLFCPPIGHRQERGDYQESWQPAEISDSQLKSAQEMGEKVTKELGGAGIWGVEFFLTKDDVYFSELSPRPHDTGMVTLAGTQSFNEFELHARTVLGLPIPEILLVRRGASAVILAQTEGQVPNIQGLDKACEMPESDLRIFGKPITKKYRRMGVALTYSDKDESISMLRKRAVLIASKIKVD; translated from the coding sequence ATGAGAAAGAAAATACTTCTGCTCGGCTCAGGTGAGCTCGGAAAAGAATTCGTAATCGCAGCCCAAAGATTAGGCCAATATGTAATTACAGTCGATAGTTATGACGGAGCACCCGCAATGCAGGTCGCTCATGAAAAAGAAGTCATCGATATGTTGGATGGAGACGCGTTAGATAGAGTCGTTGCCAAACATAAACCGGATCTGATCGTTCCGGAAATTGAAGCAATTCGAACAGAAAGATTTTACGAATACGAAAAACAAGGTTACCAAGTAGTTCCAAGTGCTAAAGCCGCAAACTTTACAATGAACCGTAAAGCGATCAGAGATCTTGCTTCTCAAACCTTAGGCTTAAAAACAGCAAAGTATAAATATGCCTCAACCTTAGAAGGATTGAAAGAAGCAATTTCGACTATTGGAATTCCTTGCGTTGTAAAACCTTTGATGTCTTCTTCCGGAAAAGGGCAGTCCGTAATTAAAACCGAGGCAGATATTGAACCTGCTTGGGTCGCTTCTCAAACCAAAGGAAGAACGGGTGCTTCCGAGATCATCGTCGAAGAATTTATCTCTTTCGAATCCGAGATCACTTTGTTAACCGTCACTCAAAAGTCGGGAAGAACCTTGTTCTGTCCTCCTATCGGTCATAGACAAGAAAGAGGAGATTACCAAGAAAGTTGGCAACCTGCCGAGATCAGCGATTCGCAACTTAAGTCCGCTCAGGAAATGGGAGAGAAGGTCACTAAAGAATTAGGCGGCGCAGGTATTTGGGGAGTAGAATTTTTCCTTACGAAAGATGATGTTTATTTTTCGGAACTTTCTCCGAGACCTCACGATACTGGAATGGTTACCTTAGCTGGCACTCAAAGTTTTAATGAATTCGAGTTACATGCTAGAACTGTTTTAGGTCTTCCTATTCCTGAAATTCTTTTGGTAAGAAGAGGAGCAAGCGCTGTTATTCTCGCTCAAACAGAAGGACAGGTCCCGAATATACAAGGACTGGATAAAGCATGTGAAATGCCTGAATCCGATCTTAGAATTTTCGGAAAACCGATCACTAAAAAATACAGAAGAATGGGAGTGGCCCTGACTTATTCAGATAAAGACGAATCCATTTCTATGCTTCGCAAAAGAGCGGTTCTCATCGCATCTAAGATCAAAGTAGATTAA